TGTAAGGTCTGTCAGAAAAAATGAATAGCATGCTGTAAAGTGTGTGtgaaagagctagagagagactAGAAACCTCTGGACACCACTCTCCCACTCTAAACTGACATGATCTTTTCCGGCGATAGCTTAGACATGTTGCGCATTGGATTGGAAAACCTTGCTGCCTGCTGGAAGCTGTGGAtaagactgggggggggggtcgtgtTTAAAGCCTGACCAGCTCAGACCAGTTCAACCTTGGAATTGGGGTAGACTGCAACCACGTCATATCCCTCAGGAGGCTGGACACGGGCCATGGCGTGGGTCTCACAGTACAGGTTCTCCTCAATGAAGAAGTAGCCCCTCTGCTTGAGGTTCAGGCCGCAGTCATCACACATGAAGCACTCTGTGTGGTACAGTTTGTCTCTGGCCTTCACGATGGTGCCCCTATACAGACCATGTTattagtcaatcaatcaaatccatttcataaagccctttttacatcagcagttgtcacaaagtgcataCGTTAGTAAAATGTTAAAGATCATTTATATAATTATTGAGAAGCAATTAAGAGCTATTTGAATATCATACATTTTCTTAAGTAGATCCCTGTTTATTCAAGTTACAAGTATGCCATTCATGGATGTGAGCATTTGCATAACCAATAAGGACAAAATAGCTTCAAAAACAGCCATAAATTTGGTTGAATCTGAACGTCCCCTGTATCCAGCCCTTTATCCTACCTACTACTGCTATACAAGTAGGTTCATTCTTTAGTGCCCTGCCTAAAACCCAGTGTAAACGCTCTATACAACAGATCCATTGTGCTAAGCCTCCACAACAGTCTTGTTCAAATGACATCACTGTTTATCCATGGTGCTTGAGCAGTGTGGGGATTACCAGCACATCTGGGtttctgaggaggagagggtgtggtGCAGAGGTTGAATTATTAAAAAAGTGATATATGAACATCTTATAAGCTTGGACCCGTTGGAGCAGGACTAAactgtgtcacaaatggcaccctatcccctatgcagtctctggtcaaaagtagcacaccaTAGGCCTAGAGGGAAAAAGGTGCAATTTGGGGACGCACACCTAGTCTACCGTATCGTTGTCATCTTTTCGGTTTTATAATGACTCACACTATGCCGTTGCCACAGCGCGTGCACTGGGGGAGTTTCTGTAGGCCAGGCATGGGGCCCATGGGACCAGGAATGGGGCTGCCCAATTTAGGGACTGGGGATTGAACTGGGGACCTTACGCTTCTCACTCCAGACCTGTCAGTGGGGGACACACCTGTGGACAAAGAAAACACCTCAGTTAAGACCAGCAGAGTTCCAGGTAACGCACGAGGCTACCGAGGCGAAGGTAACGCACGAGGCTACCGGGGCGAAGGTAACGCACGAGGCTACCGGGGCGAAGGTAACGCACGAGGCTACCGGGGCGAAGGTAACGTTCCAGGTCATGTACTGTATAAGGCTACATGGTGAAGTTTCACCTCGGACCAGATCTaagatcagcttcccctcccctgATCCTAACCTGGACTATTAGTTGGGGAAAATTACCCATGATCagtctaggggcaacttcaccctacaccaGCATGAGCTCAGAAAGCAGTGATCAGCTCTGAGTGAAAAGATGACGAAGAATTAAGGGTGTTCACACTTGGCTTAGGTAGACACCAAGGTCAGCTCCCATCCACCACAGAGACATCACTCCTCAGCTACCACTTCACTCCCTTTGTGCGTTACCCTCAGAGGGCATGGCAGGGGTACAGGCACAGGGCCAGAGCAGCACTCACACTGCTAGCCTCTACTTctttcttccccatctctctattcctctctctaccTGTGCCTCCCCCCTCCACATACCAGGGATGCCAGGACCTGACACACAGCAGGAACACATCAATTAGGAGATGAAATAAGCAGTTGCCTGGCAGAGCAAACATTCCACATTAAGGAGCAGACCAGCACACCAGAGTGCTACAATCACACTCCCCCTGAACCACGGAGTGATGAGGTGCCAACGTGGCCCATTAACCCAGCATGCCCGTGGCCTGGTGAAGTACCTGGTACTTGACAAAGAAGTCTCCATCACTTCACTAATGCTCTGTGACTATGAGCTTTGAGTAATAACAGGGTCTATTTTTGCCGTAATAATTGATCTATTACGCATCTAGTCATCATTACACTCAAATTCCAGTCAGAAGTTCTCATGGGATGCTCACAAGTGAGAGGGAGGTTCAATCATAGGACTTGTACAGAGCCACTATGCAGCGCTAGCGTCATTTGACAGATTCACTTCATGTCTCAGACAATCGTCTTATTATGGAGAGCTGCCCCCGTGATATTCCCATCCATAAACTCCATGGGAGAGGATGGAACATACAGAtggtaggatcttaatttgatcactcttgttACTGAGAATATTCCTGCACCACAGGAAGTGCAGATGAGTgttgtgatttacataaattcactgaaaaccccaACTAAGtgttatattaacagtatggcACTTTACATAGGttattagctggccaaaagtaggctaaccactgatcaagcaacattatggactaaaagttcaaatcctgttgcagcaggattattttgctgtgatAATATAGGTCAAAATAAGATGCTCTATCTATAGGAATGACATCTACTAAGAAGTCTTTATGAATAAAGTTCAAAGCTTGTGATCCCCCCCCAACTTGTAGATCCGGTGCCTGGAGGTTCCACCTATTTATCTTAGTTATTGGAGCAGCTTTTTAGAAACAGATCATGGCTACCCGCAGTGGCTAATGGGAGTAGCATTACTAGATAAACAAACTAAATAAAACATTATGTAACCCAGTCTATATTTCTTACTTTGAACAACCTCAAAAGGGTTACACTCCTACACAGGGGATTGGCAGAGACTTCAGAGTTGACTTGTTTATTTTTCAACTACAGGCGGTACAGTGTGTGCCACATCTGCATCCTCAAAAGCAAAGTAAATAAATGATCACTTCCCTCCTATATCTGACTATTATGTGTCACCGTAAAGTAGTGATTTGTCAGTGATTTGCTATAGCCAGGGATTTCACTCTAATAATAAACCGAATCCATCATGCCATCGTCTCCACCAACAACCCTGTCTGACACCGCAGATGGTAAGATCTGAGCCTGTCGAGCTCAAGCATAACAGACCAACTCGTTTGTTCTCACTTGAAATCCCAGGGATGTCGACATTTTCAAAAGTGGAACGTTTTATTTTGAATCGGATGAGGATGACAATATCACACGCAGTCAAACGCTCCTCTCGGTCTTAACATCAACGCTGAGCTGGAAAAGAGTATAAAATCCTTCAGAACAAAACAAGGATTTCCAGACTGAGAGCAACAAACAGAGCTTCAAGGTGTCAGCATCTTACCAGAAGCTTAACCCAGTGTCAATTACGCCTTTTGTGGTcgtgaaaaacaaacaaacatttaaaACCCTGCTGCAGTTGAATCGTCCTGGTGCAATTTAATCAAATTCTGTTGAAACCATTGACTTCTCTTCCTTAAACTCCTGTAACACCTGCAAGTGATTAGCGACAAATTCAAAGAATAACAAGGCCTGCAGTTCATCCAAAACCTTCTCAGGGAGCTCCGACAGACAGGATGCCAGGTTCCTAGGGATTATCTGGTCTGTTTGGGTTCTCCTTGAGGAGCTAGGGCATGGCCATGATGGAAGAAGCTGATCCTAAAACATCACATGACTCCTAAGGACCTCAGAGAGCCTAGGACTACTTGGAATAGTTCAAAAAACACCAGGAAGTCATTCCTCAGGTTGTTATGCAATAAACTTCACACAGTCCTGTGTCTGGAAACAAATCACACACTACACTTCCAACGGAAACGATTTAGCTCAAATATACAAACATatctaaatgtacataaacaatcATGAGTATACAGAACATgcacacagagtaccagtcacacgtctggatacacctactcattcaagggtttttctttatttttactattttctacattatagaatagtgAATACACCAatactatgaagtaacacatgcagtaaccaaaaaaaaagtgttaaaaatcaGAACTGTATATttgagtagccaccctttgccttgatgatagctttgcacacttggtattcggtcaaccagcttcatgagttagtaacctggaatgcatttcaattaacaggtgtctagttaaaagttaatttgtggaatttctttccttaatgcgtttgagccagtcagttgtgacaaggttggggtggtgtacagaagatggTATTTTGCCAAATaggactaagtccatattatggcgagaacagctcaaataagcaatgagAAATGACAGCCCACTTtcagacatgaatgtcagtcaatgcagaaaatgtcaagaactttgaaaggttTTTCAAGTGCAGTCTTAAAAAAAAACACCAAGCGCTATGAcaaaactgactctcatgaggaccgccacaggaaaggaagacccagcgctacctctgctgcagaggatcagttcattagagttaccagcctcagattgcagcccaaataaatttggtctgatgagttattTGGTTTCAAacactgtctttgtgagacgcagaataggtgaacggatgatctccgcatgtgtggttcccacagtgaagcatggaggtggtggtgtgttggtgctttgatggtgacactgtttagaattcaaggcacacttaaccagcatggctacgacagcattctgcagcgatacgccattccCATCGGGTGtgcgcttagtcccactatctgtttttcaacaggacaatgacccaaaacacacctccaggatgtgtaaaggctatttgaccaagaaggagagttatggagtgctgcatcagccgacctcaacacaattgagatgggttgtgatgagttggaccgcagagtgaaggaaaagcagctccttcaagactgttagaaaagcattccaggtaaagctggttgagagaatgccaagagggtgcaaagctgtcaccaaggcaaagggtggctactttgaaaaatctcaaatttaaTTTAGTTTGacactttggttactacatgattccatagttttgatgtcgtcactattattctacaatgtagaaagtagtacaGATAAAGAAGGCATTTGAGGGAGAGACCCATATACACacatttataaataaataaactatagGGTGAATGACATGTACAAACCGCTAAATAAATGGACTCATATAGAGCCACAAATGAGGGTACCTCCATCCTCTGCCTCCAGTATGCCCTGTAGGTATTTGAAGGAGCCAGACTGTTTGGGTGCAGAGGCTGGCTCCTCTGGGTCCTGCAGCATCTTATACACGTCTGACTCTGTGGTGACTTCAAAACTAGGACCGTTCCCATTACGTCCCAGGGGAGAATGAGTCAGAGGCTCAGGGCTGAAAGAGATAACAAATTAAGTCGTTTTTAGTCTGAATTCAGTGTGATCAACAGCTTCTATGACTGAAATGCCTCCACTAAATGTTGCATTGTCTTTAGATTTAATTCGTAAATGCCGTAACATGACTTATTTTTAGGGTAAAAAGAAAATGCAGTTTAACAAAGTAAAAATCCCAGAAGATACTGTAACATTAACAAGTTATACAACACTTCATACGTGGTCTTCACATTGACATGGTGAATATACCATGATATCTTGAAACTACTGCAAAGGTTTTCCACTCCTCCATGGCCACCATGCCTCACCTGTGTGGGGAGCTCAGGCTCAGGCTGCCCATTTTTTTTGGCaagactctgtctctgtctccattgcTGCCATTGTTGTGTGCGTACAGGCCGGCTGGGTTGTTGTACTGCATGTTGTTGAGGTGCGGTGGCTCGGAGATGTAGGAGGGTTTTCGGCTGTATCCACTGCCGTTGTGACCGCTGCTGTAGCCACTGATGTATCCACCGGTGATTGGTCCAGTGCTGATTGGTCGGAAATTCTGGAGAAGGAAAGAGCAGAGGAGCCATTAAGTAAAGTATGGTTGTTTCCAATGCACTTCTATAGCTGTCATAGTCTGCTTGTTCGTCACCTAACATTTATGGGAACATGAATTACATCATCTCCAAGGCATGAAGGTGACTGTTGGCACAGAGGTCAAAACATTTCGCAATGACCTGCACAAACTATACAATGACGTAACCAAATACTTCAACGTTTACTTCTGCAGACAGACTTCTACAAACTGCACTGATAATCTACAGTGGAGTGGGTGCTACATGTGTGTTCATCTCTTCAAGCTACAGATTACAATCTTTTGTTGATGTTATCACTTTTCTAACGGTTGATTTTAGTGGCATGACTGTCAAACAAGAGACAGTGACTTAATGGCTGTTGTAGGGGGCACACAATCATAAATCATAAATCCTCTGTAAATATGTCAAATGCCGTGACTTGTTTAAATGGTTGTGCAAGACATAGTTGTCATCCCAACGCATGCGTGTGTGTTGAGTGGTGGGTGAATTCACTGGTTGGCCCCAGGAAACAGAGGTTCAGACTCTCTGGGCAGGCAGCAGGATCCCTGTCTTGTCATCTCAGCAGATGTGGCCTGGTCCTTGTTCCCTGGCTGGCCCAACCACCCACGCATAGGCCATTTCTAAATCCCCTCTCTGCCGAGCCCTAGACACCATACCCAACCCCAAGCTGTGTTTCAAACCCTGGGCTTGAGCCATATAGccagccctctccccagcccagaCAAGTAGCTCCTAGAGGGGGTGACAAGGAGAGGACCACCAGGCCATCAGAGCAGAGGGTGAGTGTAGCTGTATCTGAGCCAGCAGTCCAACCCCCCCCTCATCCTCCAACCCCTCTACCACTGCTCCCCaacccctcccccagcccctccccctcGCATTCCAATGATAACCGTCAGTAATTGTAGCAGGAAACCTTTCATTTTCTGGTCTTGGCAACAAAGTACAAGAGGGGAAGAAAATAATAAGAGTGCATTATATTACGAAGTGTTCCTGCAGTGACATGACAGTAAACTTGGCCTTTTACGACTTCTTTAATCTGTGTAAACATGACGTGTGGATGGATTCCAGCGCCTCCCTCAGACAGTTACAATAGAAGCCACAGGGCCCTGAGCGAGCTCACCAAGAGGGAGAAGCCACAGGGCCCTGAGCGAGCTCCCCAAGAGGGAAAAGCCACAGGGCCCTGAGCGAGCTCCCCAAGAGGGAAAAGCCACAGGGCCCTGAGCGAGCTCCCCAAGAGGGAAAAGCCACAGGGCCCTGAGCGAGCTCCCCAAGAGGGAAAAGCCACAGGGCCCTGAGCGAGCTCCCCAAGAGGGAAAAGCCACAGGGCCCTGAGCGAGCTCCCCAAGAGGGAAAAGCCACAGGGCCCTGAGCGAGCTCCCCAAGAGGGAAAAGCCACAGGGCCCTGAGCGAGCTCCCCAAGAGGGAAAAGCCACAGGGCCCTGAGCGAGCTCCCCAAGAGGGAAAAGCCACAGGGCCCTGAGCGAGCTCCCCAAGAGGGAAAAGCCACAGGGCCCTGAGCGAGCTCCCCAAGAGGGAAAAGCCACAGGGCTGCAGAAATGCTTGGCAAACAATTTGGCTACACCAAACCCTCACGAGAGTGAATGCAGATAACGTCAGTGATTATTTACTGTATTCAAGCATGTTAAATGAACAAACATGTTTGGATGTTGCCTGTTTAGTGGCAATTTTCACATTAACCGATGGAGCTCGGGAGACTAAGCGAGTAAGGTCTGCTTCAAATCCCTGGCACACACGTTTATGTCTGTTGAATGCCGAGACCACTCGAGAGACCACTAGTTGGAAGACACTTTTCTGCATAACATGCAGTTATATGGCCTTGTGTCTGCAGCAAAAAGATACGAGTGGATGGCAGATTTATAAAAAGGCAGCACATCTGGTGCATAGCTTTTAAAAGTGCCAGGTTGGTAACATTTAGGACCTGTCAGTGCTTTTAAGTTGCTCTTAGGTATGGAAGTAACCATTACTTTCATTAAATAAATCACAGCAAGCAGACTGTCCCATTAAACTGATTTATCATACCTATGCCGGTCTGTaatggggattttttttttttaaacggcaCAAAATAGTTTATGAGATCGTGCCAACTGGTGACACTCCTTCCACAGAGTGTGTGCTTTGTTAAATCATATCTAAAATCACCAGATAACATCACCTAGTAACCTTATCTTGTTATTTAAACCAACACAATCAAAACTAATGTTGCTATAGTACGACCAGGCACTCTTTCAGTCGCCCACATACAGTTCAGTTCCTACATGGGAAAAAGTGAAATCCCCTTTCTTCAATTCTTGACTCCAGCTCagaaacactggagagagaaagCAGCAAGTATTTATGAGAAGCAGTTCTGTCTGCTCAGAAATTCTGTCAGTCATCAGATTTCACTGACCTGTTTTACAATAGTGAATAAGCATGGCTCTTGGTTCTGGGTGACTGACTACTGAGCCTGTGTGActaggcggggggggggggaaattatGTCTTTCAGACTGGGGACCGTTTAGACAGAACCACAGGACTCCTGGGAGAGAAAACAAAACTGACTTAAAGCTACATGTATTATAGTAATAAGGactcagaaaggagggggacGAGATATTTACTGCTGTTACCCAAGTCGACACACTGCAGAatttggtcagggagaggtataGAGCAGGAAGGTGAGGAAGGGGACCCTCATTCAAATCATATTCCTGCTTAAGTTTCCCCCTCATACTATACCTCCCCATGGTAATTATGCTTTTCACATAGCGCTCTGCATTGCTAACCAATCACAAACGAGCTCTTTATGACCCCTGTTCCTATCCCAGAGGCAGGCACAGGGACAGTGTGTCCAGAGCTGGCTGGCTGTAGGCAGCCTGTTAGACAAACAACGGGCTAGCTAGCGCGCCATTCTCTGATCTCCATGACCCCATCCGCTCCCCAGTGCGctgacagggggagagggacttcttggtcaacccaaatacagatTGACATTTCTGGGGATTACCAGCTGATTAGTTATTACTTCACCCATTACTGGAAACAAACAACTAAATATGTGGGGTCACAAGTTCACAATCTGAAGGCCTGGATGAATGTGGTGCAGTGAATGTGAACTCTCAATGGCACTGTGTTGATTGTATATTTTGAGGAAAACTCATAATTGAACATGTTTGACAGAGGTAGAGTATGTATGGAACAGCACACTAAACCCCTATAGAAAGATCCTATAAGTACATCACAATTAGACAGTATTGTCAGTTCTCAAATGCTAGGAGGGAGAATTCTCTCCATCTTGCCAATGCAGCTTGAGAATGGAACCATCGTGATGCAAGTCCCATTGTTTCCACATTCTAAAAGGTCCATAGTTTCCAAGCCCACTGCAAAAGCCACAATTGTGATTCCAATGAGTCTGAGGGAACAATGCAGAGCAATACAGAGGCATGTGGTTGGCCACCTGTGGACCTACCTCATCACACTGTAGACCACAGGCATAAGTCCCCATTTATTCTAGCAATACTGTCAAAATGAGTCATACTTTTTTCCGATAATCTTACAAAACTCTTGTCTGTTGATGAGTAAGACGAGTTCATGGAAATACTAAATTTTCCTCCAGTTTCCCCACAAATAGTTTTCGTTTCAAAGCTGTTCAGGCTCAGATCCAAAAATGCAGTCATTCAACTTTGAGAATATCCCATGTTCTCCTTGTTCAAGGAAACACCACCGTGTCACTTCCTGCTAGCTAGAATTCCCAGATGCTAGTTTGGAATTTCCAATGACTTCAGCTGCTAAGTAGGGAGTTCACGTGTGGTGCCTAATATGTCTGGAAAACACAATCAGCATTGTTCAATGCCGGTAACCTCTTTCAAGGTATATTACACTAGCCTGGAGCAGGAAATAACCTGGGTCCTTCATTTAGCCTAACTCAAGGGACCAACCATTTCCCTCCCCCTGAAGCAAATGAGCCAAAATGGTACTCACTTTGCTGTTTTTAGTTCAACTTTAACTCTATTAAAAGGAGACCAGAGTCTTTCAGTAGAGAGTGGATACAAGCTTTCCAAACCTCCCTCTAACTCTTCCAGGAGATAGAGAGTACAGCCTTCTCTGATTACAGAGGTACTGCTAGCATGCATGTCTGTTTATATAAAGTTTAAGTTGATTGCTCCCCCTCGTTCAGGTCTGGTATTTCCTCGTATTAATCAAGACAAGACTTCAGCTCGTGTTGAGATCGTGAAATCCAAAAAGAGGTCCTAATCCCCAGGACCCCTTCTCAGGAAAACTTGACAGTCTCCTTGGATTGCCTCAAGGCTGAAATTGGGTGGTCCTTCACCTTGTTCATCACTAGGCAGATTTAGATCTTATTGCTACCATGCTTGCAAAAAATAGGATATCAACCATGTACCCCAAGACCATTTGAAATATTTAGAGTTAGGATCAGTGGCTTTGACTTAGTAATGGATGTCACACATATTAAATCAATAAAATGTCAATATTTCTGAAGACAAATCCCCAAGAATAAAATACTAAATGTAAACTCAGGCTCAGCTACATAGACAAAAACATCACTGTCCCATTCACCTACAGTGATATTAATGAAAGAATTTACTTGCTATGTATTGAAGCTTTCTTTCATTAAAAAATGTCCACCAGCCTGCCTACTGATGTGGAAGTCAATACAGGCATCGGTCTGCTGTATATAGTTTCAACCTTCAATTGATGACGGATGCTTTTCATTTCAGGCCTTTGTGTGACCATTCAGCCCAGTCGACAGGGATTTCCCCACTGAAGCGACATGGGAAAACGACCAACATGACACCAATGCCCACAATTAAAGAGGAATGGTCATTTCTCAAATGTCCCAGCCACAATACACACATTGTCTGCTTGTTCTGCCTCACACTGGTTAGTGTCGGAAAACTCTGAAAAGTTCAACGGCAAGGGCTTGGCTTGCTTGAGTACGCATTTGGCAGATAATCGTTTTGAAACAAATTGAGGCCCAATTTCAATACTTTCCAACTGACAGAGGAACTCTAAATCATGTGAAAACAGTAGTTTATCAGTAGATCATCTGTATAATCGTATCCATGTAAACAAGTGCA
Above is a genomic segment from Oncorhynchus masou masou isolate Uvic2021 chromosome 12, UVic_Omas_1.1, whole genome shotgun sequence containing:
- the LOC135550959 gene encoding PDZ and LIM domain protein 4-like gives rise to the protein MPQTVTLKGPSPWGFRLVGGRDFSTPLTISRVTPDSKAAQGDLCPGDTILAINGDSTETMTHMEAQNRIKACTGELTLAISRCEDKVWSPTVIEDGKTSPFMATLESESPQNFRPISTGPITGGYISGYSSGHNGSGYSRKPSYISEPPHLNNMQYNNPAGLYAHNNGSNGDRDRVLPKKMGSLSLSSPHSPEPLTHSPLGRNGNGPSFEVTTESDVYKMLQDPEEPASAPKQSGSFKYLQGILEAEDGGVSPTDRSGVRSVRSPVQSPVPKLGSPIPGPMGPMPGLQKLPQCTRCGNGIVGTIVKARDKLYHTECFMCDDCGLNLKQRGYFFIEENLYCETHAMARVQPPEGYDVVAVYPNSKVELV